One Paenibacillus riograndensis SBR5 DNA segment encodes these proteins:
- a CDS encoding exonuclease domain-containing protein, with translation MKEPNKGGGFWNNLRQGGMPSAIASIRGGETAQQTAQQMAFIRSLMREKRRPEVLHTPLSELETVIFDLETTGFSHQHGDEILSFGAVKVVGEEIKEEECFYTLVNCQTSIPEDITKLTGISEEMTSAAPSLIDGLHNFMSFVGQQVLVAHGSNHDKSFLNAALWKTSKVQLTHRVLDTMMLARWLEPHRSNYTLDELLAVHGIPIQGRHNALEDARMTAQLWVHYLREISKKKQVDTLGDLYAYLSRA, from the coding sequence ATGAAGGAGCCGAACAAAGGCGGGGGGTTCTGGAACAATCTGAGGCAGGGCGGAATGCCGTCCGCCATCGCGTCCATCAGGGGCGGGGAAACGGCACAGCAAACGGCGCAGCAGATGGCCTTTATCCGGTCGCTGATGCGCGAGAAGCGGCGCCCTGAAGTACTGCATACTCCGCTCTCGGAGCTGGAGACGGTTATCTTTGATTTGGAAACGACGGGCTTTTCCCATCAGCACGGCGATGAGATTCTGTCTTTTGGCGCTGTCAAGGTCGTCGGTGAGGAAATTAAGGAAGAGGAATGCTTTTATACCCTGGTGAACTGTCAAACCTCAATTCCGGAGGACATTACGAAACTAACGGGAATATCAGAAGAAATGACGTCGGCGGCCCCTTCGCTGATCGACGGCCTGCATAATTTCATGTCATTTGTGGGGCAACAGGTGCTGGTGGCGCATGGAAGCAATCATGATAAATCCTTTCTGAATGCCGCCCTGTGGAAGACCTCCAAGGTTCAGCTCACCCACCGGGTGCTCGATACCATGATGCTGGCCCGCTGGCTGGAGCCGCACCGGAGCAATTACACACTCGATGAGCTGCTGGCCGTACATGGAATCCCGATTCAAGGCCGGCACAATGCGCTGGAGGATGCCAGGATGACGGCACAGTTATGGGTTCATTATCTGCGGGAGATTTCCAAGAAAAAGCAGGTGGATACCCTGGGTGACCTGTACGCTTATCTCAGCAGAGCGTAA
- a CDS encoding DUF294 nucleotidyltransferase-like domain-containing protein, which produces METAEWNEDKRYLSIAAAGSPQELKARRIACQTVLLEQLNVIPVEEWLSRVNAMHDRIAGAAVSICEAQMKEAGYGPPPCAYSFIVFGSAGRQEATLWSDQDNGLIVEGEPDGIKKVYFEAFGVMLSNVLEEAGYEKCDGKVMCSEPLWRKTLPEWKRQLAGWMSQLEWEPIRYLIIASDMRHVAGNTALSTEWREALHAGFVNNEKLSTAVLRNTVRHKATLNLLGQVLTERFGDYAGGFDVKYGVYIPLVNIVRHLALLHGVRDSSTLKRLEQLAKLGKYEHLDDIRRAFLTAQRMRVNTPYAVQDGLLSSSDYIAESDLKNKQLLSELRDSLLLVRRLHKALQRQLRSAERRQS; this is translated from the coding sequence ATGGAGACGGCAGAGTGGAATGAAGATAAAAGATATTTGTCCATCGCAGCGGCCGGTTCGCCGCAGGAGCTTAAGGCAAGGCGTATCGCTTGTCAAACAGTACTGCTGGAGCAGTTAAACGTTATTCCGGTTGAGGAATGGCTGTCCCGGGTTAATGCCATGCATGACCGGATTGCCGGGGCGGCGGTCAGCATATGTGAGGCGCAGATGAAAGAGGCGGGCTACGGCCCGCCTCCCTGCGCCTATTCCTTTATTGTGTTCGGCAGTGCCGGCAGACAGGAAGCCACCCTATGGAGTGATCAGGATAACGGTCTAATTGTTGAAGGGGAACCGGATGGTATTAAAAAAGTTTATTTTGAAGCCTTTGGTGTGATGCTGTCCAATGTGCTTGAAGAAGCAGGTTATGAGAAATGCGACGGCAAAGTGATGTGCTCTGAACCCTTATGGCGCAAAACGCTGCCCGAATGGAAGCGGCAGCTCGCAGGCTGGATGAGCCAGCTGGAATGGGAACCGATCCGCTATCTCATTATTGCCTCCGATATGCGCCATGTTGCAGGAAATACAGCGTTGTCCACGGAGTGGAGGGAAGCCTTGCATGCGGGCTTCGTAAATAATGAGAAACTGTCTACAGCGGTGCTCCGCAATACGGTCCGCCACAAAGCCACGCTTAATCTGCTCGGCCAGGTGCTTACGGAGCGTTTTGGCGATTATGCGGGAGGCTTTGACGTTAAATACGGTGTCTATATTCCTTTGGTTAATATCGTCAGACATTTGGCGCTGCTTCACGGTGTACGGGACAGCTCAACGCTGAAGAGGCTGGAGCAGCTGGCTAAGCTCGGAAAGTATGAGCATCTGGATGATATCAGGCGTGCTTTTTTAACGGCGCAGCGTATGCGTGTGAATACACCCTATGCCGTTCAGGACGGCTTATTGTCCAGCAGTGACTATATTGCTGAGAGCGACCTGAAGAACAAGCAGCTTTTATCGGAGCTGCGGGATAGTCTGCTGCTTGTCAGGCGTTTGCACAAAGCCCTGCAGCGTCAGCTCCGGTCAGCAGAAAGGAGGCAGTCATGA
- a CDS encoding Mov34/MPN/PAD-1 family protein, with the protein MTAFQGNLQPIKLNASVQQALGKHMLTCYPHEACGVLLGAAAAGGMRIDRYLPMRNVAPDPLHAFVPDPQEWVAALYLKPAPVGIFHSHPHTAPWPSSADIRGLSSLGAEFQVYLIGSPGLSSSAPRLNGFLIGRHLDANGKPSCTLLQSTLTLC; encoded by the coding sequence GTGACAGCATTCCAGGGAAACCTCCAGCCGATTAAGCTGAATGCCTCCGTGCAGCAGGCGCTGGGGAAGCACATGCTGACCTGTTATCCGCATGAAGCATGCGGAGTCCTGCTGGGCGCTGCCGCAGCGGGCGGCATGCGCATCGACAGGTATCTGCCGATGCGCAACGTAGCGCCTGACCCGCTGCACGCTTTTGTCCCTGACCCGCAGGAATGGGTTGCCGCTCTTTATCTAAAGCCTGCGCCAGTTGGGATATTCCATTCCCATCCGCATACAGCCCCTTGGCCTTCCAGCGCGGATATCCGGGGCTTGTCTTCGCTCGGCGCCGAATTCCAGGTCTATCTGATCGGATCTCCAGGGCTCAGCAGCAGCGCCCCCCGATTGAACGGTTTCCTGATCGGCCGCCACCTTGACGCCAATGGCAAGCCAAGTTGCACACTACTGCAATCAACCCTTACGCTCTGCTGA
- the cimA gene encoding citramalate synthase: MSKSISIFDTTLRDGTQGEGISLSADDKLKIAKKLDDLGVHYIEGGIPGSNNKDIEFFKRVKELHLHAKITAFGSTRRKNSITEHDENLQRMIDAGVPAATLVGKSWDFHVHTALQTTLEENLAMIGESIAYLKRKGLEVIFDAEHFFDGYKNNPEYAAAVLGAAREAGADWLVMCDTNGGTLPNEIQEIVSGLALQLPGAPLGIHTHNDCELAVANTLSAISAGARQVQGTINGYGERCGNANLCSIIPTLQLKMGYHCIPGDSLPQLTNTAHYISEVANVNLPVNQPYVGNAAFAHKGGIHVSAILRDSRTYEHIAPELVGNKQRVLVSELAGQSNVLSKAQDMGLSLDPSSEQARKVIDKIKNLEHQGYQFEGADASLELLLREATGEMNELFTFESFKMLVEKTAGSPVVSEAFVKLKVGGDNLYTAAEGNGPVNALDNALRKALLTYFPQLKDMHLSDYKVRVLDEKDQTAAKVRVLIESKDYSDTWNTVGVSSNVIEASWEALVDSMRYALLGQISLENGTEISSGPRGLVNH; the protein is encoded by the coding sequence ATGTCTAAGTCCATTTCCATCTTCGATACGACGTTGCGTGACGGCACCCAAGGTGAAGGCATCAGTCTGTCGGCAGATGACAAGCTGAAGATTGCCAAGAAACTCGATGATCTGGGTGTGCATTATATTGAAGGTGGCATCCCGGGGAGCAATAACAAGGACATTGAGTTTTTCAAAAGAGTCAAGGAATTGCATCTGCATGCCAAAATCACCGCATTCGGCAGCACCCGGCGCAAGAATTCCATCACCGAGCATGACGAGAACCTGCAGCGGATGATTGATGCCGGTGTTCCGGCGGCCACTCTGGTCGGGAAGTCATGGGACTTCCATGTTCACACCGCACTGCAGACTACCCTTGAAGAGAACCTTGCGATGATCGGTGAGTCCATTGCCTATCTGAAGCGCAAAGGCCTTGAGGTCATCTTTGATGCAGAGCACTTTTTCGACGGTTATAAGAACAATCCCGAATATGCTGCTGCCGTCCTGGGAGCGGCCCGTGAAGCCGGCGCGGATTGGCTGGTCATGTGCGACACGAACGGCGGGACTCTTCCGAATGAAATTCAGGAGATTGTATCCGGCTTAGCTCTTCAGCTGCCTGGAGCCCCGCTCGGCATTCATACCCACAACGACTGCGAGCTCGCGGTCGCAAATACACTCAGTGCCATCAGCGCAGGTGCGCGGCAGGTGCAGGGTACGATCAACGGCTACGGTGAACGCTGCGGAAATGCCAACCTGTGCTCCATTATCCCTACCCTGCAGCTCAAAATGGGGTATCACTGTATCCCCGGCGATTCTTTGCCTCAGCTAACCAATACCGCCCACTATATCAGCGAAGTGGCCAACGTGAACCTGCCGGTGAATCAGCCTTATGTAGGCAATGCCGCCTTTGCGCATAAAGGCGGCATCCACGTGTCGGCCATTTTGCGTGATTCCCGCACCTATGAGCATATCGCTCCCGAGCTTGTGGGCAACAAGCAGCGGGTGCTGGTCTCCGAGCTGGCGGGCCAGAGCAATGTCCTGTCCAAAGCACAGGATATGGGCTTGAGCCTCGACCCAAGCAGCGAGCAAGCCCGCAAGGTGATCGACAAGATCAAAAATCTGGAGCATCAGGGCTATCAGTTCGAAGGTGCAGACGCCTCTTTGGAACTGTTGCTGCGCGAAGCCACCGGCGAGATGAACGAGCTGTTCACCTTTGAATCGTTCAAGATGCTGGTGGAAAAGACCGCCGGCAGCCCCGTTGTCTCCGAAGCCTTTGTCAAACTGAAAGTCGGCGGAGATAATCTCTATACCGCTGCCGAAGGCAACGGTCCGGTCAATGCGCTGGATAATGCGCTGCGCAAGGCGCTGCTGACTTACTTCCCGCAACTGAAAGACATGCATCTCTCCGACTACAAGGTGCGGGTGCTTGACGAGAAGGACCAGACCGCCGCGAAGGTCCGGGTATTGATCGAATCCAAGGACTACAGCGACACCTGGAACACTGTCGGGGTATCCAGCAATGTGATTGAAGCAAGCTGGGAGGCACTGGTGGACAGTATGCGCTATGCCCTTCTCGGTCAGATTTCGCTGGAAAATGGCACAGAAATAAGCAGCGGGCCCAGAGGACTCGTAAATCACTAA
- a CDS encoding TlpA family protein disulfide reductase, which yields MNKRNITVIAVIVFLAFLAIERTTQSEPEAVPAMEQQGSSKPASGAGKGQPAPAFTLQGVNGENYSVEGAREKAVLVNFWASWCEPCQQEAPALNALALKYKDVLDVYGINVTSQDYKPNAERFVKKYMLAFPVMYDLKGEIFDKYKGAVFPTNVLVDKNGVIAEVILGLLSPEELEKKIITLTGS from the coding sequence GTGAATAAACGAAATATAACGGTTATAGCGGTCATTGTTTTCCTGGCTTTTCTGGCTATAGAGCGTACAACCCAGTCAGAGCCGGAAGCGGTCCCAGCCATGGAGCAGCAGGGAAGCTCCAAACCTGCAAGCGGAGCGGGTAAGGGCCAGCCGGCACCCGCGTTCACTTTGCAGGGAGTAAATGGAGAGAACTACTCCGTTGAAGGGGCCAGAGAAAAAGCGGTGCTGGTGAATTTCTGGGCTTCCTGGTGTGAGCCTTGCCAGCAGGAGGCGCCTGCGCTGAATGCGCTGGCTTTGAAGTACAAAGATGTGCTCGACGTTTATGGGATCAACGTAACAAGCCAGGATTACAAGCCTAACGCGGAACGGTTTGTCAAGAAGTATATGCTGGCGTTTCCTGTTATGTATGATCTTAAAGGTGAGATTTTTGACAAATATAAAGGTGCTGTATTCCCCACCAATGTCCTTGTGGACAAAAACGGCGTGATCGCCGAGGTGATTCTCGGGCTCCTGTCCCCGGAAGAGCTTGAAAAGAAGATCATTACCCTGACCGGTTCCTGA